A genomic window from Sphingobacterium sp. BN32 includes:
- a CDS encoding aminotransferase class V-fold PLP-dependent enzyme, which yields MSNLAIQKIREDFPILKRQVNGKPLIYLDNGATTQKPKQVIDAIMSYYTDMNSNVHRGVHYLSQISTDAFEVTRRKLQEFIHAAHDYEVIITKGTTDSINLVATCYGREFVHAGDEIIVSAMEHHSNIVPWQMLCEERGATLKVIPMNEEGELDMEAYKALLNAKTKLVSVNYVSNALGTINPVREIIQLAHAQGVPVLLDAAQAVQHIKIDVQELDVDFLAFSGHKMYGPTGVGVLYGKEEWLNKIPPYQGGGDMIKDVTFEKTTYNELPFKFEAGTPNIEAGIALNAAIDYINDLGIDNIKAYEDELLAYATEQLSTVEGIRFIGTAKEKSSVISFVVDGTHPYDIGVILDKLGIAVRTGHHCAQPVMDQFHIPGTVRASLAVYNTKEEIDALVAGVKRATAMLV from the coding sequence TTGAGTAATCTAGCTATACAGAAAATCCGTGAGGATTTCCCCATATTAAAACGCCAGGTGAATGGTAAACCGTTGATTTACCTTGATAATGGCGCGACAACGCAGAAACCTAAGCAAGTCATTGATGCCATCATGTCGTATTATACCGATATGAACAGCAATGTGCATCGTGGTGTTCACTACCTGAGTCAAATTTCCACCGACGCCTTCGAAGTAACGCGTAGAAAACTACAGGAATTTATCCATGCAGCCCATGACTATGAGGTCATCATCACCAAAGGAACAACAGATAGTATCAACTTAGTCGCTACTTGTTACGGTCGCGAGTTTGTCCATGCCGGAGATGAGATAATCGTTTCGGCGATGGAGCATCACTCGAATATTGTGCCTTGGCAGATGTTGTGTGAAGAGCGGGGAGCCACGCTAAAGGTGATTCCGATGAATGAGGAAGGCGAACTGGATATGGAAGCATACAAAGCCTTGTTGAATGCGAAAACTAAATTAGTATCAGTAAACTATGTTTCCAATGCCTTAGGAACGATTAATCCGGTTCGAGAAATCATTCAACTCGCGCATGCGCAAGGCGTACCGGTTTTACTAGATGCAGCCCAAGCGGTGCAACATATTAAGATTGATGTACAGGAATTGGATGTTGATTTTCTAGCCTTCTCAGGCCACAAGATGTATGGCCCAACAGGTGTCGGCGTATTGTATGGCAAAGAAGAATGGTTAAATAAAATTCCTCCCTACCAAGGTGGCGGCGATATGATAAAGGATGTAACGTTTGAGAAAACAACTTATAACGAACTACCCTTTAAATTCGAAGCGGGAACACCCAATATTGAGGCAGGAATTGCCTTAAACGCTGCGATTGACTACATCAATGATCTGGGGATCGACAATATTAAGGCCTATGAAGACGAACTTTTAGCCTATGCTACAGAACAGTTGAGCACAGTGGAAGGTATTCGCTTTATAGGAACAGCCAAGGAAAAATCTTCAGTGATTTCCTTTGTTGTCGATGGAACACATCCATACGATATCGGTGTGATCCTCGATAAATTGGGAATTGCCGTTCGTACGGGGCACCATTGTGCACAGCCAGTGATGGACCAATTCCATATTCCCGGTACAGTGCGTGCTAGTTTAGCGGTTTATAATACAAAGGAAGAAATTGACGCATTAGTCGCTGGTGTAAAACGCGCAACGGCAATGCTGGTATAA
- a CDS encoding NAD(P)/FAD-dependent oxidoreductase: MLLNRSERNFPRVIVIGAGFGGVEVARQLKNKEVEVLLIDRNNYHTFQPLMYQVATGTLASDSISFPIRKMFKNQKNFRFRLAEVLHIDTANKIVQTSVADYDYDYLVVATGATSNFFGNKEVEKYALPMKNIVEALNIRSYLLQNLEEAVLRKNASDRERYLNFVVVGGGPTGVELSGAIAEYQQHMLKIDYPELSTYEMKVHLVEGTGKILGALSEKSSRDAERYLKELGVNIVLNTTVNGYDGNTVTLSSGEQIPTKTVIWGAGVMGQMPTGIKEEIIQRGNRIKIDEQCRVEGENDIYAIGDVSALITDENPRGLPGVAPVAQQQGKYVANHIINSLNKQSTENFKYFDKGSMATVGRARAVVDLGNFHMKGFLAWATWMFVHLVSIFGFRNRVVTFVNWTIKFLTRNSGIRLIIHKYNRPEPSKPVVSVPEQQ; the protein is encoded by the coding sequence ATGTTATTAAATCGTTCTGAACGAAACTTTCCTAGAGTTATCGTAATTGGAGCTGGGTTTGGTGGTGTTGAAGTTGCGAGACAATTGAAGAACAAAGAAGTGGAGGTTTTACTGATAGACCGAAACAACTACCATACTTTTCAGCCCTTGATGTACCAAGTTGCTACTGGGACATTAGCGTCAGATTCCATCTCCTTTCCTATCCGGAAGATGTTCAAGAATCAAAAGAACTTTCGATTCCGATTAGCGGAAGTTCTTCATATTGATACAGCGAACAAAATCGTACAAACATCTGTTGCGGATTACGACTATGATTACTTAGTTGTTGCTACAGGTGCTACGTCGAATTTCTTCGGGAATAAGGAGGTTGAGAAGTACGCTTTACCCATGAAGAACATTGTGGAAGCACTCAATATCCGCAGTTACCTATTACAGAATCTGGAGGAAGCTGTTCTACGCAAGAATGCCTCTGATCGCGAGCGTTATTTAAACTTCGTTGTGGTTGGTGGTGGACCTACTGGCGTTGAACTTTCTGGAGCGATTGCAGAGTATCAGCAACACATGCTCAAGATTGATTATCCTGAATTGTCTACCTATGAAATGAAAGTTCACTTGGTAGAAGGGACGGGCAAGATCTTAGGCGCACTTTCCGAAAAGTCGTCCCGCGATGCGGAACGTTATTTGAAAGAACTAGGCGTTAATATCGTGTTGAATACGACGGTGAATGGATACGACGGTAATACGGTGACTCTTTCTTCTGGCGAACAAATCCCTACGAAAACGGTGATTTGGGGTGCCGGTGTTATGGGACAGATGCCTACAGGTATTAAAGAAGAGATTATCCAACGTGGTAACCGTATCAAGATCGACGAGCAGTGTCGTGTAGAAGGCGAGAATGATATCTATGCTATCGGTGATGTATCGGCATTGATTACGGACGAAAATCCTAGAGGCTTACCTGGCGTCGCGCCTGTTGCGCAGCAACAAGGTAAGTATGTTGCAAATCATATCATCAATTCACTCAATAAACAAAGCACCGAAAACTTTAAATACTTCGACAAGGGGTCTATGGCAACGGTTGGACGTGCAAGAGCAGTTGTAGATTTGGGCAATTTCCATATGAAAGGATTTTTAGCTTGGGCTACTTGGATGTTTGTGCACTTAGTGTCTATATTCGGATTTAGAAATCGAGTGGTTACTTTTGTGAACTGGACGATTAAGTTCTTAACGCGAAACTCAGGAATACGATTGATCATCCATAAGTACAATCGTCCTGAACCGAGCAAGCCGGTTGTATCAGTTCCTGAACAACAATAA
- a CDS encoding acyl-ACP desaturase, with protein MQELPLNIPEGSRKEVMTYLEPFMINEMSEYLKPVEEMWQPADFLPDSSRDTFFEEVRELQESAKELPYDLVAVLIGDTVTEEALPTYESWLTMVDDVEKNEQGGWMKWVRAWTAEENRHGDLLNKYLYLSGRIDMRQFEISVQYLIKDGFDIGTGADPYRNFIYTSFQELATNVSHRRVAGISKKSGDKLLAKMCGVIAADEARHAKAYMSFISHAMAVDPSEVMIAFEDMMRKKIVMPAHFLRESGEPQGEAFAHFSDAAQRLGVYTALDYVDILKELIADWKIDKVSGLNEKGEKARDYLMRLPDRLLRLADRMSIPEKQYNFKWIYG; from the coding sequence ATGCAAGAATTACCATTAAATATACCAGAGGGCTCAAGAAAAGAAGTGATGACCTACTTGGAACCTTTCATGATCAATGAAATGTCTGAGTATTTGAAACCTGTTGAAGAGATGTGGCAACCTGCCGATTTCTTACCGGACTCCTCACGCGATACTTTTTTTGAGGAAGTGCGCGAACTACAAGAAAGCGCGAAAGAACTTCCTTATGATTTAGTAGCTGTATTGATTGGTGACACCGTCACTGAGGAGGCTCTTCCTACTTACGAATCTTGGTTAACAATGGTGGATGATGTAGAGAAAAACGAGCAAGGTGGATGGATGAAATGGGTTCGCGCTTGGACAGCAGAAGAAAACCGTCACGGCGACCTATTGAACAAGTACCTTTACTTGTCGGGACGTATTGATATGCGTCAGTTCGAAATCTCTGTACAATACTTAATTAAAGATGGATTTGATATCGGCACGGGAGCAGATCCTTATCGTAACTTTATATATACCTCCTTTCAAGAATTAGCAACGAATGTTTCGCACCGTCGTGTTGCTGGTATTTCTAAAAAAAGCGGTGATAAATTACTGGCTAAGATGTGTGGCGTAATTGCTGCCGATGAAGCTCGTCATGCTAAAGCATATATGTCATTTATCTCACATGCAATGGCTGTTGACCCTTCGGAGGTCATGATCGCATTTGAAGATATGATGCGCAAGAAAATTGTGATGCCGGCGCACTTCTTAAGAGAATCTGGCGAACCACAAGGCGAGGCTTTTGCACACTTCTCTGATGCTGCACAGCGTTTAGGAGTTTATACGGCCTTAGACTATGTGGATATTTTAAAAGAACTTATTGCCGATTGGAAGATCGATAAAGTTTCTGGTCTGAACGAAAAAGGCGAGAAAGCGAGAGATTATTTAATGCGTCTTCCAGATCGTTTATTACGCTTAGCGGATAGAATGAGTATTCCCGAGAAGCAATATAATTTCAAATGGATTTATGGATAG
- a CDS encoding M1 family metallopeptidase, translating to MINLKPLFIGLAMLSGISVSQAQLMKAKEIYTKADSLRGELTPLRTCYDIKYYHLDVKVDIDKKFISGSNLFKFAAVDRFNKLQFDLFDNLSVDKVEYRGKSLPFTREYNAVFVTFPDYIEKGKLDSFTVHYSGNPIQATRAPWDGGFDWKKDSQGKPWVATACQGLGASVWWPNKDHQSDEVDGMLISVAVPNGLMNVSNGRLVKTEKMKGGYTKYHWKVDNPINNYNIALNIADYAHFQETYAGEKGALSIDYYVLQENKDKIAHLKKNANETLKAFEHWFGPYPFYEDGYKLVETAHLGMEHQSAIAYGNKYKNGYLGNDGSRSGWGLKWDFIIVHESGHEWFGNNITAKDLGDMWIHESFTNYSEALFIDYFYGKEASQAYVNGNRRGIQNDIPLQGPYNVNKEGSGDMYNKGGVLHNMIRTMIDDDEKWRSLLRGINAKFYHQTVDYQDILNYMNEQSGIDLTRVFEQYVQRKSIPTLEIIENSPGVFMIRWISEVDNFDMPVHIFDKDGKRQLIKPTTKFKVMHLDGLTKENIEVDSFNYYIGVSIQ from the coding sequence ATGATCAATTTAAAACCGTTATTCATCGGCTTAGCCATGCTTTCAGGCATTTCGGTATCACAAGCGCAACTGATGAAAGCAAAAGAGATTTACACTAAGGCAGATTCACTGCGCGGGGAACTTACTCCTCTCCGCACCTGCTATGACATCAAATATTATCACTTGGATGTGAAAGTGGATATAGATAAGAAGTTTATCTCCGGCAGCAATCTATTCAAGTTTGCAGCAGTAGATCGCTTCAATAAACTACAATTTGATTTATTCGACAATCTATCTGTCGACAAAGTGGAGTATCGCGGCAAGTCCCTTCCTTTTACCCGGGAATACAACGCAGTTTTTGTAACCTTTCCAGATTATATCGAAAAAGGAAAGTTAGACTCCTTTACTGTTCATTATTCCGGCAACCCGATTCAGGCTACTCGAGCGCCATGGGATGGGGGTTTTGATTGGAAAAAAGATAGTCAGGGCAAGCCTTGGGTAGCGACCGCTTGCCAGGGTCTTGGAGCAAGCGTATGGTGGCCAAACAAGGATCATCAATCGGATGAGGTGGATGGTATGTTAATCTCCGTAGCCGTTCCTAATGGGCTGATGAATGTATCAAACGGTAGGTTAGTGAAAACCGAGAAGATGAAGGGCGGATATACCAAGTATCATTGGAAAGTAGACAATCCGATCAACAATTATAATATCGCTTTAAATATTGCTGACTACGCACATTTTCAAGAAACATACGCTGGTGAGAAAGGCGCGCTGTCAATAGACTATTATGTGCTTCAAGAAAACAAGGATAAGATAGCGCATTTGAAAAAGAATGCAAATGAGACGTTGAAAGCTTTTGAACATTGGTTTGGTCCTTATCCATTCTATGAGGATGGCTATAAACTAGTAGAAACTGCACATTTAGGAATGGAGCATCAGAGTGCCATCGCCTATGGCAACAAATACAAAAACGGCTATTTGGGAAATGATGGATCGCGTTCGGGATGGGGTTTAAAATGGGATTTCATTATTGTTCATGAGTCTGGACATGAGTGGTTTGGAAACAACATAACGGCCAAGGATTTGGGCGATATGTGGATACATGAAAGCTTTACAAATTATTCTGAAGCGCTTTTTATCGACTATTTTTACGGCAAGGAAGCCAGCCAGGCCTATGTGAATGGAAACCGTCGCGGCATTCAAAATGATATACCGCTTCAAGGCCCATACAACGTTAATAAAGAAGGTTCGGGCGATATGTACAACAAGGGTGGAGTACTGCATAACATGATCCGCACGATGATAGATGACGATGAAAAATGGCGTTCTTTATTGCGCGGTATAAATGCGAAATTCTACCATCAGACGGTCGATTATCAGGACATTCTAAACTATATGAACGAACAAAGTGGAATCGATTTGACCCGAGTCTTCGAACAGTATGTGCAACGCAAGAGCATACCTACCTTAGAGATCATTGAAAACAGTCCTGGAGTATTCATGATACGTTGGATATCGGAAGTCGACAACTTCGACATGCCGGTTCATATTTTTGATAAAGACGGTAAACGCCAATTGATAAAACCGACCACTAAGTTTAAGGTGATGCATCTAGACGGACTCACAAAAGAAAATATTGAGGTTGACAGCTTTAACTATTACATTGGTGTATCCATACAATAA
- a CDS encoding MarR family winged helix-turn-helix transcriptional regulator, with protein sequence MLTESFNQYSFILDQTARRVKQFAQNSFAAHGIDLTVDQWSVLKTLYEDADHTHRELAELCGKDQPTMTRIIDLLLKKGYVVRVEHPTDRRCLLLHLTEAGRAKVDRLAPLVKEFRMKAWENLSQEDFDHFTRILNTIYNNLETK encoded by the coding sequence ATGCTAACGGAATCCTTTAATCAATATTCTTTCATCTTAGATCAGACGGCGCGTCGTGTGAAGCAATTTGCGCAAAATTCCTTCGCAGCTCATGGCATTGATTTGACTGTGGATCAGTGGTCGGTTTTGAAAACGTTGTACGAAGATGCGGACCATACGCATCGGGAATTAGCGGAATTGTGCGGAAAGGATCAACCTACCATGACGAGAATCATTGACCTTCTGTTGAAAAAGGGTTATGTTGTCCGTGTTGAACATCCTACCGATCGCCGCTGTTTGCTTCTACATTTGACCGAAGCGGGGCGTGCAAAGGTGGATCGGTTAGCTCCCTTAGTGAAAGAGTTTAGGATGAAAGCGTGGGAAAACCTTTCGCAGGAAGATTTCGACCATTTTACGAGAATATTGAACACTATTTATAATAATCTAGAAACAAAATAG
- a CDS encoding NAD(P)/FAD-dependent oxidoreductase has translation MITTDICIIGAGPVGLFAVFEAGLLKMRCHLIDALPQIGGQLSEIYPHKPIYDIPGYPSITAQQLIDNQMEQIAPFHPTFTLGERVDQLQKLDDGSYYVIGTEGTVIHCQVVVIAGGLGCFEPRKPELENLERFEGQNVHYMVKNPERFRDQRIVIAGGGDSALDWTIFLADIAKEVTLVHRSDSFRGAPDSAEKVFNLAQDGKINLLLSHNLQKLDGNGTLESIHLINKAKEEVVVPTDHFIPLYGLSPKLGPIADWGLTIDKNAIEVNTFDYSTNVERIFAIGDINTYPGKLKLILCGYHEAALMAQSAFKYVYPDQKLSFKYTTVNGINAF, from the coding sequence ATGATCACAACAGATATTTGTATCATCGGAGCAGGACCAGTTGGTCTATTCGCAGTATTTGAAGCCGGTTTGTTGAAGATGAGATGCCATTTAATCGATGCATTACCTCAGATTGGAGGTCAATTGTCAGAGATCTATCCGCACAAGCCTATTTACGATATCCCAGGTTACCCAAGTATTACGGCGCAGCAGTTAATCGACAATCAGATGGAGCAGATCGCTCCATTCCACCCAACCTTTACCTTAGGTGAACGTGTCGATCAGCTACAGAAGTTAGATGATGGTTCATATTATGTCATCGGAACCGAGGGTACAGTTATTCATTGCCAAGTGGTTGTCATCGCTGGCGGTTTGGGCTGTTTTGAACCTAGAAAGCCGGAATTAGAAAATTTAGAACGTTTTGAAGGTCAGAATGTTCATTATATGGTGAAGAACCCTGAGCGATTCAGAGATCAGCGTATTGTAATTGCAGGTGGTGGCGACTCCGCTTTAGACTGGACAATTTTCTTAGCAGACATTGCCAAAGAAGTGACTTTAGTGCACCGCAGCGATAGCTTCCGCGGCGCACCAGATTCTGCAGAAAAGGTTTTTAATCTAGCGCAGGATGGGAAGATTAATTTGTTGCTTTCCCATAATCTGCAAAAACTGGATGGAAACGGGACTTTAGAGAGTATTCATCTGATCAATAAAGCGAAAGAAGAAGTTGTTGTTCCTACCGATCATTTCATTCCATTGTATGGCTTGAGTCCGAAACTTGGACCCATTGCCGATTGGGGATTGACGATTGATAAGAATGCGATTGAGGTGAATACATTTGACTATTCAACGAACGTTGAGCGCATTTTCGCTATCGGCGATATCAATACCTATCCAGGTAAATTGAAACTGATTCTTTGTGGTTACCACGAGGCTGCATTAATGGCTCAATCAGCTTTCAAATATGTTTATCCGGATCAGAAATTAAGCTTTAAGTACACTACCGTTAATGGTATTAATGCATTTTAA
- a CDS encoding DNA polymerase/3'-5' exonuclease PolX: protein MTNKDIAKVFKLCGQLMELHNENPFRTKAMAGAAFRIDKLPFAASGSNLEELSEQPNIGKSTAEKIMQVITTGTFPDLEKLLEKTPEGIVEMLKIKGLGPKKIQIIWNDLAIESVGELYYACNENRLVEAKGFGLKTQEDIKKAIEFSIANQGWYLFAKVLKSADTIFASLKASLNDYQLEFTGDFRRKAEVLQHVELITDAPHAVAVEAVKALDNEFAVDADGSSLNFRDENNIPFRVHLSNTEDFAKNLLLTTGSPLHIELLKNFGEIPSLGSENAIYTALGLSYIEPELREGTNEIELAKNSALPQLITYSDLKGSLHNHSTYSDGVHSLKEMAQYLRDELKMEYLGICDHSKTAVYANGLSIERLAQQWAEIDVLNAELAPFKIFKGIESDILSDGSLDYPDEVLAKFDFVVASIHSNLKMDEEKATTRLIKAIENPYTTILGHPTGRLLLSRAGYPIDFKKVIDACAANNVVIEINANPLRLDLDWRWHQYALEKGVLLSVNPDAHRKEGFLDMEFGIYVARKGGLSADKCLNALSLEEITCYFNNRKSNA, encoded by the coding sequence ATGACAAATAAAGACATAGCTAAAGTATTCAAATTATGTGGTCAGCTTATGGAGCTTCACAATGAGAATCCTTTTCGAACAAAAGCTATGGCAGGCGCTGCCTTTCGTATTGATAAATTACCGTTCGCAGCTAGCGGTTCGAACTTGGAAGAACTTAGCGAGCAACCGAATATTGGAAAAAGCACCGCCGAAAAAATCATGCAGGTGATTACGACAGGAACCTTTCCGGATTTGGAGAAGTTGCTGGAGAAAACACCGGAGGGTATTGTTGAGATGCTGAAAATAAAAGGCCTAGGCCCGAAGAAGATTCAAATTATTTGGAATGACCTAGCGATTGAATCGGTGGGGGAACTTTACTATGCCTGCAATGAGAACAGATTGGTCGAAGCCAAAGGATTTGGATTAAAGACACAAGAAGACATCAAAAAAGCGATCGAGTTCTCGATTGCTAATCAAGGCTGGTATCTATTTGCTAAGGTATTGAAGTCGGCCGATACAATTTTTGCATCGCTGAAAGCAAGCCTGAACGATTATCAGCTTGAATTTACGGGCGATTTCCGCCGGAAGGCGGAGGTACTGCAGCATGTTGAGCTAATTACTGATGCACCGCATGCGGTTGCTGTAGAAGCCGTTAAAGCGCTCGACAATGAGTTTGCTGTAGATGCTGACGGTAGCTCGTTAAACTTTCGGGACGAAAACAACATCCCTTTTAGAGTTCACCTTAGCAATACCGAAGATTTCGCTAAGAATTTACTACTAACCACAGGCTCGCCTTTGCATATTGAACTCTTAAAGAACTTCGGGGAAATACCTTCATTAGGTAGCGAGAATGCCATCTATACTGCATTAGGATTATCCTACATTGAACCGGAGCTGCGTGAAGGAACAAATGAAATTGAGCTTGCTAAAAATAGCGCACTACCGCAATTGATAACTTATTCTGATCTTAAGGGCTCGCTGCATAACCACTCGACTTACAGTGATGGGGTGCACAGCTTAAAAGAAATGGCGCAATACCTTCGGGATGAGTTAAAGATGGAATATCTGGGCATATGTGATCACTCGAAGACGGCGGTCTATGCAAATGGACTTTCCATCGAACGCTTAGCACAGCAATGGGCGGAGATTGACGTATTGAACGCGGAACTGGCGCCCTTCAAAATATTCAAGGGCATTGAGTCGGATATTCTTTCCGACGGCTCGCTCGATTACCCCGATGAGGTATTAGCGAAGTTTGATTTCGTTGTGGCCTCTATCCACAGCAACTTGAAGATGGATGAGGAAAAAGCAACTACGCGGTTAATCAAAGCGATCGAAAACCCTTATACGACAATATTAGGTCATCCAACCGGTCGACTTTTGCTATCTCGCGCGGGTTATCCCATTGATTTTAAGAAAGTAATCGACGCATGTGCGGCGAATAATGTGGTGATTGAAATCAATGCAAATCCACTACGTTTAGACCTGGATTGGCGTTGGCATCAATACGCTTTAGAAAAAGGAGTTTTACTCTCCGTGAACCCCGATGCTCACCGCAAGGAAGGCTTTCTAGATATGGAATTCGGAATCTACGTTGCAAGAAAAGGCGGCCTATCTGCTGATAAATGTCTGAACGCTCTTTCATTGGAAGAGATTACTTGCTACTTCAATAATCGTAAGTCGAACGCTTAA
- a CDS encoding SufE family protein, whose product MTINEIQDELIEDFAFYQDWMEKYEYIIQLGKELPLIDEANKQDQYIIKGCQSKVWLFPEVKDGKLYFTADSDAVITKGLVSLMVKVLSGHRPKEIAEADLYFIENIGLKEHLSPTRANGLLSMVKQMKLYALAFQAQGI is encoded by the coding sequence ATGACAATTAACGAAATACAAGACGAGTTAATCGAAGATTTTGCGTTCTACCAAGATTGGATGGAGAAATATGAATATATCATCCAACTCGGGAAGGAGCTCCCTTTGATCGACGAAGCAAACAAACAAGATCAATACATCATTAAAGGATGCCAATCCAAAGTATGGTTGTTCCCAGAAGTGAAAGATGGTAAATTATACTTTACAGCAGATTCGGATGCTGTTATCACCAAAGGCTTGGTGAGTCTGATGGTAAAAGTATTATCCGGACATCGTCCAAAGGAAATAGCAGAAGCAGATTTATACTTTATCGAAAATATTGGGTTAAAAGAACATTTGTCGCCAACGCGTGCCAACGGCTTGTTGTCTATGGTGAAGCAGATGAAGCTCTATGCGTTGGCTTTTCAAGCTCAGGGCATTTAA
- a CDS encoding 2Fe-2S iron-sulfur cluster-binding protein produces MENIINIEVEDRDGTTKSVEVPTDINLSLMEILKASEYDILATCGGMALCATCHVEVLAGAEHLAEPEDQELDMLDTLPDLTDSSRLACQLRLNNSNEGLKVKIRGSLQ; encoded by the coding sequence ATGGAAAATATCATTAACATCGAAGTCGAAGACCGCGACGGTACAACAAAGAGCGTTGAAGTTCCTACAGATATCAATTTGAGCTTGATGGAAATCCTGAAGGCCTCGGAATATGATATCCTTGCAACCTGTGGCGGAATGGCATTATGCGCGACCTGCCACGTGGAAGTATTAGCAGGTGCGGAGCACCTCGCCGAGCCTGAGGACCAGGAATTGGATATGCTAGATACATTGCCAGATTTGACGGATAGCAGCAGACTAGCCTGTCAACTTCGGTTAAACAATAGTAATGAGGGATTAAAGGTAAAAATTAGAGGTAGTTTGCAGTAA
- the murI gene encoding glutamate racemase → MSDTTIAGPIGIFDSGYGGLTVFKEIHKQLPQYDYIYLGDNARVPYGTRSFETVYEFTKECVFKLFDLGCNLVILACNTASAKALRSIQQNDLPPGKKVLGVIRPTSEIVDQFTKSNKVGILATQGTVNSESYVIEINKFHPQIDVFQHACPFWVPLVENNELQSEGAHYFVQQDIEELLALSPNIDTILLACTHYPLLLPIIEKYVPEGINIISQGRLVADSLVDYLHRHPEVEAQCSKGSKLQFFTTDDANDFNEKAEIFFGKRIASQTIKV, encoded by the coding sequence ATGAGCGATACAACAATAGCAGGCCCGATCGGCATATTTGATTCCGGATACGGAGGTCTCACGGTATTTAAAGAAATACATAAGCAGCTTCCTCAATATGATTATATCTATCTAGGCGATAATGCACGCGTACCTTACGGGACGAGGTCTTTTGAAACTGTCTATGAATTTACAAAGGAGTGTGTTTTCAAGCTGTTTGATTTGGGCTGTAACCTGGTTATTTTAGCTTGTAATACGGCCTCTGCAAAGGCGTTGCGCTCTATTCAACAAAATGATTTGCCTCCGGGGAAAAAGGTATTAGGCGTCATCCGACCTACATCAGAAATCGTGGATCAATTTACCAAAAGCAACAAGGTCGGTATTTTGGCGACACAAGGAACGGTAAACTCCGAATCCTATGTTATCGAGATCAACAAGTTTCATCCGCAGATTGATGTTTTTCAGCATGCTTGTCCTTTTTGGGTACCCTTGGTAGAAAATAACGAACTGCAGAGCGAGGGCGCTCATTACTTTGTGCAACAGGATATAGAAGAACTTCTTGCGCTTTCTCCGAATATAGACACTATCTTATTGGCCTGCACACACTACCCCTTGCTATTGCCTATCATCGAAAAATATGTACCTGAAGGCATCAACATTATATCGCAAGGGAGGCTCGTTGCGGATAGCTTGGTCGATTATTTGCACCGACATCCGGAAGTGGAAGCGCAGTGTAGCAAAGGTAGCAAGCTGCAATTCTTCACGACCGATGATGCGAATGATTTCAATGAGAAGGCGGAGATTTTCTTTGGGAAGAGAATTGCCTCGCAGACGATCAAAGTCTAG